The region CCAACGGGCGCTGGCGAAGACCGACCAGCACGCCCCGGACGGCACCGCCAGGTCGTCGACGGCGACGATCACCGCACGCGGCGTCTCGATGGCCGTTTTGACGATTGCGTCACGAAGGCGTCCGAAGGTCGTTGCGTCGAGTACCCCTTGGGGCCTGAGAACGATGTCACCACCACGCTCCAGGCCGAAGACGGCCAATTCCGCAGTGCCTGCCATAGCGTGCCCTCCACCACACATCCGGTCCGCGGAATTTACCCCGGACTGCATGTCAGCAAACACCGAGTTTCGTCAGCCGACGCCGAGCCGGTCGCAGAGCAGCAGAAACGACGCCGCGAAGGGGCTGTCGGACGCGGCGTCGCGAAGCGCTGCCCAGTCGAGCTGCTCCCGCACGGCACGCACCGGCGGCAGCAGTGCGGCGAAGTCGCAGTGATGCTCGTGCAGAGCCCGCAGCTTCTGCAGGATCACCTCGTTCGGGCTGAGCACCGGCATCGCCACCGCCAGCACATCGCGCACCGCGGCGCGTTCGATCATGGCGGGATCCACCGGGACCCGGTTGATGTGATGCAACACGTCGACGACCGCGGGACCGTCCACAGTGAACGCGGCCTTGAACAGCCAGTCCTCGGGCGGCCGGCGGATGTCGAACCCGGCTTTGGACAGCGTGGTCGCCGCTGCCTCCGCATCGGCCTCCGCAACGACGAAGTCGACGTCGTGGAGGGGCTCCGGCGCGCCGTGGGCCCACAGCGCATAGCTGCCGGCCAGCGCGAAAGGCGGCCCGTCGGCCTTGAGAGCCGAGGCGGCGCGCCGCAGCGCCGCACGCAGTTCATCGTGGGACATGGCACCGCCGTGGGATTCGATTGCAGGGTGGGTAGTGCATACCCATGAAGGTGGTGACGTTCAACATCCTGCACGGGCGTACCTGCGACGACGGTGTGGACCTCGGGCGCTTCGCCGAGTGTGTGGCCGCCCTGGACGCAGACATCCTGGCGCTGCAGGAGGTCGACTCGGTGCAGGAGCGGTCCGGCCTGGCCGACCTGACGGCCCTGGCCGCCGAAGCGATGGGCGCACGCAGTCACCGCTTCGTCGCGGCGATCGCAGGAACCCCGGGGGCGACCTGGATGGCGGCCACCGGGGAGGAGCAACCGGGGACGGCCGCCTACGGGGTCGCCCTGCTGTCGCGGTATCCGGCGTTGAACTGGCAGGTGGTGCGCCTGCCGCGGATACCGTTCCGCTTCCCGATGTATCTGGGCGCACCGGGCCGGGTGCAGGTCATCGACGAGGAACCCCGTGCGGCGGTGGTCGGGCAGTTCGACACGCCGCTCGGCGACCTCACCGTGGTGAACACCCACCTGTCGTTCGTCCCGGGCTGGAATCGCCTCCAGCTGCGCCGGCTGCTGCGCGATGTCCGGGCCCTGCCCTGGCCGCGCATCGTCACCGGGGACCTGAACATGTCCGGCGCGGCCGCGCGCCGCCACTCGGGACTGCGTTCGCTGGCCACGGCGCCGACGTTTCCGTCGCACGCGCCCGCCCAGCAACTCGACCACGTGCTGACCGACGATCCTGGGCTGAGCGCCAAGGCCGTCGAGGCGCCGCACATGGCGATCTCGGACCACCGTCCGCTGGTGGTGCACCTGCAACGCGACGGATGAACAACGCGCCCTGCTTCATCCGCGGACATCGACCGGGACTTTGGTCCCACCGCACGATGACCCTCGGCTCCTTTGCTGGAGCGTCGGCGCCGATAGCGTCGAAAGTGCCGGCGGGCGTACCGTCGCTGCCGGTCAGGGATAAGGAGACGCGGAAATGTCTGATCAGCCAAAGTCTTTCGGCATCATCGTCGGAGTCGACGGATCGGCGGCATCGAAGGTCGCAGTGGACTGGGCGGCTCGTGATGCCGCGATGCGCCGGGTTCCGCTCACCCTCGTGCACGTGCTGCCGGGGGCGGTCATGCAATCGTGGATCCAGGCACCGCTGCCGGCCGAGTACTTCGAGGACGAGAAGAAGGCCGGGGAGCAGATCCTGGCCGACGCGATGGCGGTGGTGAAGGCGGCCACCGCAGACGGCGAACTCTTCTGCATCAACCAGAAAGTCGTTTCCGGGCCGCCCATTCCGACTCTGGCCGATCTGACCAAGGACGCCGACATGATCGTCGTGGGCAGCCGCGGACTCAGCAAGTGGGGACGGCGGTTGCTCGGCTCGGTCAGCGCCGGGCTGGTCACTCACGCCAACTGCCCCGTCGCGGTCATCCATGACGAGGATCCGCTGATTCCGCATCCCTCGAAGGCGGCGGTCGTCGTCGGCATCGACGGCTCGCCGGCGTCCGAGCACGCCACTGCGATCGCCTTCGACGAGGCCTCCCGCCGCGGGGTGGAACTGGTCGCGGTCCACACGTGGAGCGACGCGGGCTACGAGCTGCCCGAAGCCGCCTGGGTCGAGGTGCAGCCGGAGGAGGACATGCTGCTCGCCGAGCGCCTGGCCGGATGGTGTGAGCGCTATCCCGACGTCACCGTGCGCCGCGTCGTCCGTCGTGACCAGCCGGCCCGCCGCTTGCTCGAGGAAGCCGAGAAGGCGCAGCTGCTGGTGGTCGGCAGCCACGGCCGCGGCGGGTTCGCCGGGATGCTGCTCGGCTCGGTCGGCTCGGAGGTCGCACAGTCGGCCCGCAAACCGGTGATCGTCGCCAGGCGGTCCTGACCGTCGTTCAGCGCGTGGTGAGCTGCGCGTAGCGGGTGATGTGGTGGTCGGTCGAGCCGAACTCGTACTGCAGCGCCGTCAGACGTTTGAAGTAGTGCCCGATGGCGAGTTCCTCGGTCATGCCCATGCCTCCGTGCAGCTGCACCGCCTGCTGGCCGACGAACTGCGCCGCCCGCCCGGTGGTCGCCTTGGCCGCCGAGACCGCGCGGGCACGGGTGGGCTCGGATTCCTCGAGGTTGAGGATCGCCAGATGGACGGCGGCTGAGGCTTGTTCGACCTCCATGTACATGTCCACCATGCGGTGTGCAAGGACCTGGAAGCCGCCGATCGGCTGGCCGAACTGCTGACGCTGCTTGCAGTACTCGACGGTGTCGGCGAGCACTTTGCGCATACACCCCACCGCTTCCGCGCACACCGCGGCGGCGCCTTCGTCCCGCGCCCGAGCGATCGACGGCCACGCGCCGCCTTCCGGGCCGAGCAGCGCCGCGGCCGGTACCCGCACTCGGTCCAGCACGAGGTCGGACGCGCGTCGGTCGTCGATGGTCCGATAGTCGTGCTTCTCGAAACCCGTTGGTGCCGAGGATATATCGATGACGAACAACGAGATGCCCGCCACGTCGTCGTGCTCGCCGGACGTCCTGGCGGTGATGAGGACGTGGCCGGCCAGCGGGGTGCCGGTGGACATGATCTTCGAACCGGTGAGCACCCAGTCGTCGCCGTCGCGCTCGGCCGTCGTGGTGACGTCGCGCCAGTGCTCGCCGGAGCCCGGTTCCGTGGCCGCCAGGGTGACGACCGCGGTGCCGGACACGATCTGTTCGAGGAGGCCGGCGGCCACCTCGCCGCCGGCGCGACGCAGAAGCCCCGCGGCCACGACCGCGGTGTCGACATAGGGTTCGACCACCAGGTTGTGGCCCAGCGCCTCGGCGATGAGCATCATCTCGACCGGACCGCCGCCGATGCCACCGCAGTCCTCGGGCAGCGCCGCGCCGAGGATGCCGAGTTCGTCGGCGAAGGCCCGCCAGATCTGGGGTTGCCAACCCTGGCCGGTCTTGGCCGCCGACCGGCTCTTCTCCAGGTCGTAGCGCGTCGCGAGGAACCGGGTCAACCCGTCGCGAAGGAGTTGCTGTTCGTCGTTGATCTTGAAGTCCATTCAGAGCCCCAATGCCGCTTTGGCCAGTATGTTGCGTTGAATCTCGTTGCTGCCCGCGTAGATCGAGCCGGCCCGGTCGTTGAAGTAGCGCAGCGGGGCGACCGCCTGCCACGGCTCGCCGCTGACATATCCGTCGGCCGGGGGCTCGAAGTCGGCGATGGGTCCGCCCGGACAGGTCGCGTGCGGCTGGTAGGCACGACCCCGCGGGCCGGCCGCCTCCATCGCGAGTTCGGTGATCTTCTGGCTCAATTCGGTGCTGAGCACCTTGAGCATCGAGGATTTGGCTCCCGGATTGCCGCCTCCGGCGACCACTGCCAGCACCTGGTACTCGAGGATCTCGAGCACCTCGGTGCGGATACGCGCGTCCGCCAAGCGGCGTGCGAATGCCGGATCGTCGAGCAGTCGGCCGCCGGCCGGCCCCGGCTGCTCCGCGGCGACCGACGCGATCTCCTCGGCCATCACCTGCAGCGCCGGAGCGCTCGCACCTCCACCGCGCTCGAACTCCAGCAGGTACTTGGCCACCGTCCAGCCGTCGTCGATGTCGCCGAGCACGTTGGCCTTGGGCACTCGCACGTCATCGAAGAACACCTGGTTCTGCACCTCCTCGCCGGAGGTCATCACCAGCGGGCGGATCTCGATGCCGGGCGAGGTCATGTCGATGAGGACGAACGTGATGCCCCGCTGCTTCTTCTCCGAACGGGTTGTGCGCACCAGCGCGAACATCCAGTTGGCTTCCCGCGCGTGCGTCGTCCAGATCTTGCTGCCCGTACAGACCAGATGGTCGCCGTCGTCTCGGGCGGCCATCGACAGGGCGGCAAGGTCCGAGCCCGCCTCGGGCTCGGAGTACCCCTGGCAGAAGAACACCTCTCCGGTGAGGATCCGCGGCAGGAAGTGGTCCTTCTGCTCCTGCGTGCCGAACCTGATGATGGCGTGCGCGACCATCCTGATCCCCATCGGCGACAGCGACGGCGCCCCGGCCAGCGTCGACTCCCGGCTGAAGATGTAGTGCTGGGTCAGTGTCCAGTCACATCCGCCGTGGGCGACCGGCCAGGCGGGTGCGGCCCAGCCACGCTCGTGGAGAATCCGCTGCCACTCCATGCTGGCCTCGTGATCGGCGTACACGCTCGTCATCAGCCGTCCTGCGCGACGCAGTTCCGGGGTCAACTTGTCGTCGAGGAAGGCGCGTACCTCGTCGCGGAACGCTTGGTCGGCGGCCGACCATTGCAGGTCCATGCGGGTTACCTCTCTGCCGGTGTCCCCGACAGAGTAAACCTAGTTAGTTAGGTGAGCGGATTGAGGGGTGAGTAACGAGGTGCCTTCGCGACGATTCCGGCGACGGGAATTGCCGTCGCAAACTGCCCCGGCTTGCGATATCGGGGTATCCCGACGCCATCGGGGAGTTCTGCGCGGTTGCATGTTTCGTTTGTTGCCCCCGCCGGTGACGGCAAATTCCCGGCGACTCCATCACCGCGGTGGCAACTCTGTGACCAGGCGGCTTGGTGGCGATATGCAGCCTGGCATAGCCTTTTCGCGGCAGAAGTATCTTCATCGACGGCAAACTCGAGGCGAATAACCGTGTCATGGGAGCTCGATTGGGACGACGAAGTCGACGTCGTCTGCAGCAACGCCGGCCTCGCCGGTCTGGCGAGTGCGGTCGCCGCTGCCGATGCCGGTGCCGACGTGTTCGTGGCGGACGGACCTCCCGACGCGCGCAGATGGCTGTTGCCGGAGTGCGCAGACCCTGACACCGCGTCGTACTTCCATCAGCTGACCGCCGATCTGAGCGTCGACGACCTGCCGCCCGTCGACTCCGATCTGCCGGTGCGACTGGTGCAGGCTGCCCCACCGGCGGGACGGAGCGCGCCGCCGTTCATCGGTTCGAGGCTGCGCGACTGGGCCGCACTCTGCATCGGGTCCCCGACGGGCTACCTGTACAGCCGGATCGGCGATCAGACCGCCTCCCGTGTCGCGAACGCCGCCGGCGAACTCTTCGAGGTGACCGAGGTCGGGTCCGTCGTGCCGGATCCACAGGATCCGAGCGGTTCTGTCGCCCGGTGGCTCGCCGACGAAGCGCAGACCCGCTCGGTCGACGTCGTGGCGGTCACCGGGTTCGAACGCCTCGTCTTCGAGGAAGGCATGGTGACCGGCGCGGTCTTCGCCACCGGCACCGGCCCGCTCGCGGTCCGCGCCCGCCACGGGGTGCTGATCTGCCGGGCCGCCGCCCGCGACAGCGCAGCAGGCCGTGCCCCGACCGAGGGAGAACCTCTTCTGCGCGTGGCGCTGGTCGGCAAGGAGGGCAGCCGCTTCGGCCGGGTGGAGCTCTTGACGAGCGACTCCGCCGTCGCTTCCGGTCCGTGGTGACTACAGCCGGCCGGACGCCGAGAACTGCAGGGGGATCCGCCCTTTGGCGAGCAGCGACTCCAGGGCCGCCCCCGGGATGGGACGCGACAGCAGGAAGCCCTGCGCCCGGTGGCACCCGTGCCGCAGCAGCGTCAGGGCAGCCGCCTCGGTTTCCACGCCCTCGGCGACGAGCTCCAGTCCGAACGCTTCGGCGAGCGCGATGACGGCTCGCACGATCGCGAGATCCCCTGGGTCGGAACCGAGTTCACGCACGAAGCCCTTGTCGATCTTGAGGGTGTCGACGGGCAGCGACTTCAGGTGCGACAGCGCGCTGTAGCCGGTACCGAAATCGTCGATGGCCACCTGCACGCCGGCCTCTTTGAGCCCGGCGAGGGTGATCCTGGTGGTCTCGATGTCCTGCACGACCACACTCTCGGTGATCTCCAGGCAGACCGAGTTGTGGGCCAGGCCGAACTCGGCCATGATGCCGGCGACCGACTCGACGAAACCGTCGGTCACCAGCTGTACCGGTGAGACGTTGAGGCGCAGCACGATGTCGCCGCCGACGCCGCGGGACTGCCAGCCCGCGAATTCGGCGCACGCGCTGCGCATCACCCAGCGACCCAGCTCGCCCGCGAGATTGATCGATTCGGCCACGCCGATGAACGATTCGGGGGACAACAGCCCGCGCGTGGGGTGCTGCCAGCGCACCAACGCCTCTGCGGCGAGGATCTCTCCCGACCGCATGTCGACCTCGGGCAGATAATGCAGCAGCAGCGCGCCGTTCTCGATCACGCTCTGCAGGTGCAGCTCGATGTCGTTGCGGAATTCACTTCTCATCGACATGTCGTCGGTGAAGACCGCCACCTTGTTGCCGCCGGAGTTCTTGGCGGTCAGCACTGCCTGGTCGGCCCGCCGCAACAGGTCGGACGTCGTGTCCTGACCCGGCATGCCCAGCGCCACGCCGATGCTCACCGTGCGGGTGAGCATCTCGCCGTCGATCGACACGCGCTCCCGCAGAGTCGACTGGAGCTGGTATGCCAGCGCTTCGGCGGACTCGGCATCCATCGGCCTCGTCGGCACCACGACGAACTCGTCTCCGCCGAGCCGGGCGATCAGGTTGGAGCCCTCCGCGCCCCGGCGCAGACGTTCGGCCAGCACCCGGATGAACCAGTCGCCCGCGGTGTGACCGAGGTAGTCGTTGATCGCCTTGAGGCGATCGAGGTCGAAGAACAGCGCCGACACCGGCCCGGGTTGTCCCTCGGCGAGCCGCGCGTCGAGGTGCGCCAGCAGCGCGCGTCGATTGTGCAGGCCGGTCAGGTCGTCGTGCTCGGCCAGGTAGCGCAGCTGCTCCTCGGCCTGGACCCGAGCCTGTACCTGTGCGAACAGCGAGGCGATCGCTTCGAGAGCGTTGAGTTCCTCCGGGCTCCACTCCCTGTCGCCGAACTTGACGAAACCGAGCACGCCCGTGGTGACGTCGCCCGAGACCAGGGGAGCGGCGGCCATCGACGTGGCCGGGATCGCGCGACCCTCCTCGATGCGCTTCTGATAGTCGTCGGTCGCGGGTTCGGGCCGGAAGACCATCGGCTTCTTGCCGTGTTCGGACTGCGCGAAGACCGGGTCGGCGTCGGCGAAATAGACGAGCGCAAGCGGGTCGGGGTCGGGGACGCCGGGTCGCACCGGCCACTCCGCGACCAGTCTCGATGCGCGGATGGCGTGGTCGTTGTAGCGCAGGAAGCTGACATCGACGCCGAGGTAGGCCACCAGGTCGGCCAGCACCTCCTGACTGACCTGCACGGAGGTGGCTGCGTTCGCCGCCATCAACTGGGTAGCCACGGAGGTGACCACCAAGTCGAGACTGCGTTGCGCGGCGCTCTGGGACATCGTGAAGTCAGAATACGGGCGGTACAGCGTTTTCGAGTGGCCGTCGGCGGCTGCGGGTCGAGGCGCGCGGAGCCGTCGTGAGTCGGAAGACCAGGATTTGGGCCTCCCCGTCCCGGGTCCCCGTCATGTGACGAAACTGTGATCGGAGGTCACCGAGGCTGGAGGCGAACGCCGGCGCCACCTCTCCGAGTTCTGCGGTGTCGTGGGCGAACAGGAACGGTGGGGAGATCGGCTGCACCGCGAGTCCGTGCTGCTGCGCGGTGAGCCACACCGCCTCGGCGGCGGCTCCGCCTCGCGCATAACCGCTCAGGGAGAGGTCGTCGGCCACGACGACCGCCAGCGCGGAGCTCTGCGACACCCGCACCCGGGTGTCGGCGCCGAGCACCGCTCCGGCATCCCAGTCACCCAGCAGAGCCATGACCTCGGGCCTGCGCAGGATGTCCAGAGTCACGAGTTCCGCAGGGTGCAGTTCCAGGCTGCGCACGTCGATTCCCGACTCCAGCGAGTCCTGCCCGGGCCACTTCAGCTCGGCGGCCATCTCGGCGTGCAGCTTCGGCGTCAGGTAGCGGATGCGGTCGGCTTCTGCCAGCAGGGCGCCGGCTCGATCGATGTCGGTCCGGTCGTCGACCAGTTCCAGACGGGCGCCTTCGGTCCGCGCCGCGGCGCGCAGCGCGTCGGCGGCTTCACGGGATAACGGCGACGGCGTCCCGGGGCGCCGGTTGGTCTCCCGGGTGTCGAGCATCGGATACAGCGCGGCCAGGCGATCGGTGGCGGCGCCGCCGCCGGCGAGCTCGACGACCGCCTCCAGCAGAGGATGACTGTCGTTCTCGGAGAAGCGGACCGCGCCCAGGATGCCGTGTGCGGCAGCGGCGACCCGCGCGTTGA is a window of Mycolicibacterium chubuense NBB4 DNA encoding:
- a CDS encoding acyl-CoA dehydrogenase family protein codes for the protein MDFKINDEQQLLRDGLTRFLATRYDLEKSRSAAKTGQGWQPQIWRAFADELGILGAALPEDCGGIGGGPVEMMLIAEALGHNLVVEPYVDTAVVAAGLLRRAGGEVAAGLLEQIVSGTAVVTLAATEPGSGEHWRDVTTTAERDGDDWVLTGSKIMSTGTPLAGHVLITARTSGEHDDVAGISLFVIDISSAPTGFEKHDYRTIDDRRASDLVLDRVRVPAAALLGPEGGAWPSIARARDEGAAAVCAEAVGCMRKVLADTVEYCKQRQQFGQPIGGFQVLAHRMVDMYMEVEQASAAVHLAILNLEESEPTRARAVSAAKATTGRAAQFVGQQAVQLHGGMGMTEELAIGHYFKRLTALQYEFGSTDHHITRYAQLTTR
- a CDS encoding acyl-CoA dehydrogenase family protein, with translation MDLQWSAADQAFRDEVRAFLDDKLTPELRRAGRLMTSVYADHEASMEWQRILHERGWAAPAWPVAHGGCDWTLTQHYIFSRESTLAGAPSLSPMGIRMVAHAIIRFGTQEQKDHFLPRILTGEVFFCQGYSEPEAGSDLAALSMAARDDGDHLVCTGSKIWTTHAREANWMFALVRTTRSEKKQRGITFVLIDMTSPGIEIRPLVMTSGEEVQNQVFFDDVRVPKANVLGDIDDGWTVAKYLLEFERGGGASAPALQVMAEEIASVAAEQPGPAGGRLLDDPAFARRLADARIRTEVLEILEYQVLAVVAGGGNPGAKSSMLKVLSTELSQKITELAMEAAGPRGRAYQPHATCPGGPIADFEPPADGYVSGEPWQAVAPLRYFNDRAGSIYAGSNEIQRNILAKAALGL
- a CDS encoding universal stress protein; this encodes MSDQPKSFGIIVGVDGSAASKVAVDWAARDAAMRRVPLTLVHVLPGAVMQSWIQAPLPAEYFEDEKKAGEQILADAMAVVKAATADGELFCINQKVVSGPPIPTLADLTKDADMIVVGSRGLSKWGRRLLGSVSAGLVTHANCPVAVIHDEDPLIPHPSKAAVVVGIDGSPASEHATAIAFDEASRRGVELVAVHTWSDAGYELPEAAWVEVQPEEDMLLAERLAGWCERYPDVTVRRVVRRDQPARRLLEEAEKAQLLVVGSHGRGGFAGMLLGSVGSEVAQSARKPVIVARRS
- a CDS encoding endonuclease/exonuclease/phosphatase family protein, coding for MKVVTFNILHGRTCDDGVDLGRFAECVAALDADILALQEVDSVQERSGLADLTALAAEAMGARSHRFVAAIAGTPGATWMAATGEEQPGTAAYGVALLSRYPALNWQVVRLPRIPFRFPMYLGAPGRVQVIDEEPRAAVVGQFDTPLGDLTVVNTHLSFVPGWNRLQLRRLLRDVRALPWPRIVTGDLNMSGAAARRHSGLRSLATAPTFPSHAPAQQLDHVLTDDPGLSAKAVEAPHMAISDHRPLVVHLQRDG
- a CDS encoding putative bifunctional diguanylate cyclase/phosphodiesterase; this translates as MSQSAAQRSLDLVVTSVATQLMAANAATSVQVSQEVLADLVAYLGVDVSFLRYNDHAIRASRLVAEWPVRPGVPDPDPLALVYFADADPVFAQSEHGKKPMVFRPEPATDDYQKRIEEGRAIPATSMAAAPLVSGDVTTGVLGFVKFGDREWSPEELNALEAIASLFAQVQARVQAEEQLRYLAEHDDLTGLHNRRALLAHLDARLAEGQPGPVSALFFDLDRLKAINDYLGHTAGDWFIRVLAERLRRGAEGSNLIARLGGDEFVVVPTRPMDAESAEALAYQLQSTLRERVSIDGEMLTRTVSIGVALGMPGQDTTSDLLRRADQAVLTAKNSGGNKVAVFTDDMSMRSEFRNDIELHLQSVIENGALLLHYLPEVDMRSGEILAAEALVRWQHPTRGLLSPESFIGVAESINLAGELGRWVMRSACAEFAGWQSRGVGGDIVLRLNVSPVQLVTDGFVESVAGIMAEFGLAHNSVCLEITESVVVQDIETTRITLAGLKEAGVQVAIDDFGTGYSALSHLKSLPVDTLKIDKGFVRELGSDPGDLAIVRAVIALAEAFGLELVAEGVETEAAALTLLRHGCHRAQGFLLSRPIPGAALESLLAKGRIPLQFSASGRL